From the genome of Streptomyces sp. V1I1, one region includes:
- a CDS encoding DUF5133 domain-containing protein, with the protein MLMAHPAVLTDLVEKYETLRALNAEKGGPAVRQRMEDVAYTLCVSTGTCDVDAALIAARHQLPGARPEDDSVLAAS; encoded by the coding sequence ATGCTGATGGCTCACCCGGCGGTGTTGACGGACCTGGTCGAAAAGTACGAGACGCTGCGGGCGCTGAATGCTGAGAAGGGCGGGCCTGCGGTGCGGCAGCGCATGGAGGACGTGGCCTACACGTTGTGCGTATCGACTGGAACCTGCGACGTGGATGCCGCCCTGATCGCCGCGCGCCACCAGCTTCCCGGCGCCCGTCCCGAGGACGATTCAGTACTCGCTGCCAGCTGA
- a CDS encoding type II toxin-antitoxin system RelE/ParE family toxin — translation MFTAVDALAHDPRPEGAFGSTDVLRIHVGIYSVMYEISDQQVRISVIHLGRLR, via the coding sequence GTGTTCACCGCGGTCGACGCTCTCGCCCACGACCCCCGGCCCGAGGGCGCGTTCGGCAGCACCGACGTGCTGCGCATCCACGTCGGGATCTACAGCGTGATGTACGAGATCAGCGACCAACAGGTCCGCATCAGCGTCATCCACCTCGGACGCCTGCGCTGA
- a CDS encoding ATP-binding protein has translation MTTDVFSPPLPHCSPAQLGAQLGDQLGDQLGDQHFAVGRLSGRLGESPAIQLLTTPHIELSLVITGYDQKVSVVPVPAKEKRPGDAHSYWEIEVVMAINATAVDTDDREFMCPDIHAARDVGRTRRRVDALLGRWNVSPDVVEDALLVISELVTNAVTHALPPAVLRVTCRRGILRIEVTDGGPMHKQRTEGLHDEHGRGICIVTAVATQHGTVAHAGGVTHWAELHPLWAARPPTDRT, from the coding sequence ATGACCACGGACGTCTTCTCCCCCCCGCTTCCCCACTGCTCCCCGGCCCAGCTCGGGGCCCAGCTCGGGGACCAGCTCGGGGACCAGCTCGGGGACCAGCATTTCGCAGTCGGACGACTCTCGGGCAGGCTCGGCGAATCCCCTGCCATTCAGCTGTTGACAACACCCCACATCGAGCTCAGTCTGGTAATAACTGGTTATGACCAGAAGGTTTCGGTAGTGCCAGTGCCCGCCAAGGAGAAAAGGCCCGGCGACGCGCACAGCTACTGGGAAATAGAGGTCGTCATGGCAATCAACGCAACGGCTGTCGATACCGATGACCGCGAGTTCATGTGCCCCGATATCCACGCCGCCCGGGACGTCGGGCGTACACGCCGCCGTGTCGACGCTCTCCTTGGCCGCTGGAACGTGTCACCGGACGTAGTCGAAGATGCTCTCCTGGTCATCTCCGAACTGGTCACCAATGCTGTCACCCATGCACTGCCACCGGCCGTGCTGAGAGTGACCTGCCGACGCGGCATCCTTCGAATCGAAGTCACCGACGGCGGGCCGATGCATAAGCAGCGAACCGAAGGGCTGCACGATGAGCACGGCCGCGGCATTTGCATCGTCACCGCTGTCGCAACTCAACATGGCACCGTGGCCCACGCCGGCGGAGTCACCCACTGGGCGGAGCTGCACCCCCTGTGGGCAGCCCGTCCTCCCACCGACAGGACCTAG
- a CDS encoding serine protease — MCLAPRGDRGAKGHSQPAGQISQFAQQERDRVLSAGANGLEKLAEGRADEISDDESFGMEAIVLLEGRPAILVQHQDFPSQEGDWAVLDGHRAAIRESIAHVGRVEVSGHASLDWVGTAFLVGPDAIMTNRHVALEFARADGIGWTFQQSMSARIDMAEEYGALPAGGGPAYEISEVLGIHQDVDMALLRVSPAGGATALPAPLAVAADAPGDLSGRPVYCVGYPAYDGRRNEPESMRRIFMDIYNVKRLQPGTTTELVPEQNVMKHDCSTLGGNSGSPVFDLTDHRVLGLHFGGRYGFGNYAVPLWQLVDDPLLRRAEVNFV, encoded by the coding sequence GTGTGTTTGGCACCTCGGGGCGATCGAGGAGCCAAAGGACATAGCCAGCCCGCCGGGCAGATATCCCAGTTCGCCCAGCAGGAACGGGACCGGGTTCTGTCCGCGGGCGCGAACGGTCTGGAGAAGCTCGCCGAGGGACGCGCGGACGAGATCAGCGACGACGAGTCCTTCGGCATGGAGGCCATCGTCCTGCTCGAAGGCAGACCCGCCATCCTCGTCCAGCACCAGGACTTCCCGTCCCAGGAGGGCGACTGGGCGGTCCTCGACGGCCACCGGGCCGCGATCCGCGAGTCGATCGCCCACGTCGGCCGGGTCGAGGTCTCCGGCCACGCCAGCCTGGACTGGGTCGGCACCGCCTTCCTCGTCGGCCCCGACGCCATCATGACGAATCGTCATGTCGCCCTGGAGTTCGCCCGCGCCGACGGCATCGGCTGGACCTTCCAGCAGAGCATGAGCGCCCGGATCGACATGGCCGAGGAGTACGGCGCGCTCCCGGCGGGCGGCGGACCGGCGTACGAGATCTCCGAGGTGCTCGGCATCCATCAGGACGTCGACATGGCCCTGCTACGGGTCTCGCCGGCCGGGGGCGCCACTGCGCTGCCTGCCCCTCTCGCGGTGGCCGCGGACGCCCCCGGCGACCTGTCGGGTCGTCCGGTGTACTGCGTCGGCTATCCGGCGTACGACGGGCGTCGCAACGAACCGGAGTCGATGCGCAGGATCTTCATGGACATCTACAACGTCAAACGCCTGCAGCCCGGGACCACCACGGAGCTCGTGCCGGAGCAGAACGTCATGAAGCACGACTGCTCCACCCTGGGCGGCAACAGCGGCTCCCCCGTCTTCGACCTCACCGACCACCGCGTCCTCGGCCTGCACTTCGGCGGCCGCTACGGCTTCGGCAACTACGCCGTGCCTCTGTGGCAGTTGGTGGACGATCCCTTGCTGCGCCGCGCCGAGGTCAACTTCGTCTGA
- a CDS encoding ANTAR domain-containing protein: MAHDTQPTTWENPAQDPAPAPEDSVAMVQDEVGPLQQALPSHAVIDQATGIVMALGRIRPDQAWSVLQEVTQHTHLTLRCLAEALTAWSYTGEIDLTIRLALEQALRRQAPGSPGDRVRATRAE, from the coding sequence ATGGCGCACGACACGCAACCCACGACCTGGGAGAACCCGGCCCAGGACCCCGCACCGGCGCCCGAGGATTCGGTGGCCATGGTGCAGGACGAGGTGGGACCGCTGCAGCAGGCCCTGCCCTCACACGCGGTCATTGACCAGGCGACGGGCATCGTGATGGCCCTGGGCCGCATCCGGCCTGATCAAGCATGGAGTGTCCTGCAGGAGGTCACCCAGCACACCCACCTCACCCTGCGCTGCCTCGCAGAAGCCCTCACCGCCTGGTCGTACACCGGGGAAATCGATCTCACTATCCGTCTCGCCCTTGAGCAAGCACTGCGCCGACAGGCCCCGGGTTCTCCAGGTGACCGGGTTCGCGCCACTCGGGCTGAATGA
- a CDS encoding phage holin family protein gives MNSPLDNPPRQESVGELVKQASEQISQLMRQELRLAQAEMQHKGKRFGIGGGLFGGAGVVGFLALQALAATAIVALDLVWPLWGSALTVTAVLLAVAGVLAAVGKKHVSQATPPTPEQAMEGVKSDVAEIKERAHR, from the coding sequence ATGAACAGTCCACTGGACAACCCGCCGCGCCAGGAGTCGGTGGGCGAGCTGGTCAAGCAGGCATCGGAACAGATCTCCCAGCTGATGCGGCAGGAACTGCGACTGGCGCAGGCGGAGATGCAGCACAAGGGCAAGCGGTTCGGGATCGGGGGCGGGCTGTTCGGCGGAGCGGGCGTGGTCGGATTCCTCGCCCTGCAGGCTCTCGCGGCCACCGCGATCGTGGCGCTGGACCTGGTCTGGCCGCTGTGGGGCTCGGCGCTGACCGTGACCGCCGTCCTGCTCGCGGTGGCCGGCGTCCTCGCTGCGGTGGGCAAGAAGCACGTCAGCCAGGCCACCCCGCCCACCCCCGAACAAGCCATGGAAGGCGTCAAGAGCGACGTGGCCGAGATCAAGGAGAGGGCACACCGATGA
- a CDS encoding zinc-binding dehydrogenase — protein MRALLVDRSTPTGLRLGQVPDPEPAPHQALIRVTATSLNYGEVRFSLQEAPDGAVLGWDAAGVVVRAAADGSGPAAGTSVVTLGIDGAWAELRAVDTAWIGTVPPGADPGVVSTVPVAGASALRALHRTGPLLGRRILVTGATGGTGRYAVRLARLGGAHVIASTGDPERHGDSLRANGAHEVVASPLEVKEPVDGVVDMVGGQQLVDAYSMLAQGGTLVAVGHSAHQGESFPFGALFGDHGRHNRSIVAFALPACTGLAPDLTWLAHRVAAGELDPQISWRSSWDGAADAIDALLQRRLHGKAVLDIA, from the coding sequence ATGCGTGCTCTGCTCGTTGACCGCTCCACGCCTACCGGACTGCGCCTCGGCCAGGTGCCCGATCCCGAACCGGCCCCGCATCAAGCTCTGATTCGGGTGACGGCGACTTCCCTCAACTACGGTGAAGTCCGGTTCAGCCTGCAAGAAGCGCCCGACGGCGCCGTCCTCGGCTGGGACGCGGCCGGGGTGGTGGTGCGGGCCGCCGCTGACGGGTCCGGCCCGGCGGCCGGCACCTCTGTGGTCACGCTCGGCATCGACGGCGCGTGGGCGGAACTCCGTGCCGTGGACACCGCCTGGATCGGCACGGTCCCTCCCGGAGCCGATCCGGGAGTGGTCAGCACGGTCCCCGTCGCCGGAGCCAGTGCCCTGCGGGCCCTGCACCGTACGGGCCCACTCCTGGGCAGGCGCATCCTGGTCACCGGCGCCACGGGCGGCACCGGCCGGTATGCCGTGCGGCTCGCCCGCCTCGGTGGAGCCCATGTCATCGCATCCACTGGAGACCCGGAAAGGCACGGCGACAGCCTGCGGGCGAACGGGGCGCATGAGGTGGTGGCCAGTCCACTCGAGGTCAAGGAGCCGGTGGACGGCGTCGTGGACATGGTAGGCGGCCAGCAACTCGTCGACGCGTACAGCATGTTGGCTCAGGGAGGCACTCTGGTCGCCGTCGGGCACTCCGCTCACCAGGGCGAATCCTTCCCCTTCGGCGCACTCTTCGGCGACCACGGTCGGCACAACCGCTCAATCGTTGCCTTCGCCCTGCCTGCCTGCACGGGCCTCGCGCCCGACCTGACCTGGCTTGCTCACCGTGTCGCCGCCGGCGAACTCGACCCGCAGATCTCGTGGCGCAGCAGCTGGGACGGAGCCGCCGACGCCATCGACGCCCTTCTCCAACGCCGCCTCCACGGCAAGGCAGTCCTGGACATCGCCTGA
- a CDS encoding phosphatase PAP2 family protein translates to MRLLNDVRRLDRRLTRQAASWESAWARRALPAVESAAEGTKLWWGMAGLMAATAGRSGRKAAAAGVLSMLTAQLLANAVGKQISDRRRPPEQLIPHGDVEDRPDTSSLPSGHTAAAVGFAAAVTASSPAWGVAAAVPAVMVALERVHSGAHYPSDVAVGTTIGLASACLINRAPRLLLRGLLP, encoded by the coding sequence ATGCGCCTTCTCAACGATGTCCGTCGCCTCGACCGGCGCCTGACCCGCCAGGCCGCTTCATGGGAATCGGCCTGGGCGCGGCGGGCGTTGCCTGCGGTCGAGTCCGCGGCCGAAGGCACCAAGCTGTGGTGGGGCATGGCGGGGCTGATGGCTGCAACCGCGGGCCGTTCGGGGCGCAAGGCCGCTGCGGCGGGCGTGCTGAGTATGCTCACCGCGCAGCTGCTGGCGAATGCGGTGGGCAAGCAAATCTCGGACCGGCGCAGGCCGCCCGAGCAGTTGATTCCGCACGGCGACGTCGAAGACCGTCCGGACACCTCCTCCCTCCCCTCCGGGCACACCGCCGCCGCCGTGGGCTTCGCTGCCGCAGTGACGGCCTCTTCCCCGGCGTGGGGAGTGGCCGCCGCGGTCCCCGCCGTGATGGTGGCTCTGGAGCGCGTCCACAGCGGCGCGCACTATCCCAGCGACGTCGCAGTTGGCACCACCATCGGCCTGGCCAGCGCCTGTCTGATCAACCGCGCACCCCGACTGCTGCTCCGCGGGCTGCTGCCATAA
- a CDS encoding DUF3618 domain-containing protein, with the protein MTDKSQDKDAIPTAEELREQVEGTREELGETVEALAAKAGIKAQAQQKATKVKSQMQDKASHALHAVQDKTPEPVRDKAAHAKQQLTETAHMLGEKIHDSTPEPVRDKAGQAAQLARGNRKLLIAGAAALAVVILACRRRRS; encoded by the coding sequence ATGACGGACAAGTCCCAGGACAAGGACGCAATACCCACCGCCGAGGAGCTGCGTGAGCAGGTGGAGGGGACCCGCGAGGAACTCGGCGAGACGGTCGAGGCGCTGGCCGCCAAAGCCGGCATCAAGGCACAGGCGCAGCAGAAGGCTACGAAGGTCAAGAGCCAGATGCAGGACAAGGCCTCCCATGCTCTGCATGCGGTGCAGGACAAGACTCCTGAGCCGGTACGCGACAAGGCCGCGCACGCCAAGCAGCAGCTGACCGAGACTGCCCACATGCTCGGGGAAAAGATCCACGACAGCACCCCGGAGCCGGTGCGCGACAAGGCCGGCCAGGCCGCGCAGCTCGCGCGCGGCAACCGCAAACTGCTCATCGCCGGCGCGGCCGCCCTGGCTGTCGTCATCCTCGCCTGCCGCAGGAGGAGGAGCTGA
- a CDS encoding TetR/AcrR family transcriptional regulator, whose translation MTAELPSSGTSRPPLRERKKMRTRQALIDAALELFTTRGFSGVTLDELCDAVDVSKRTFFRNFASKEDVAMAPTQDLWRTFLDDLETREPGGRPLAEMLQETLFAALERMTEEGWARRVLLSRRLTEETPSMDAHGLHFCHETSRTALDTLHRRLDFAAPDDLRPQLALDLLVAAFHCALDRWTNRPGTPARSDLAIDMRNAFDAVPGSLTLTVNLRIPSAR comes from the coding sequence ATGACTGCCGAGCTTCCGTCATCCGGCACCAGCCGGCCTCCGCTGCGTGAGCGCAAGAAGATGCGCACGCGCCAGGCCCTGATCGACGCCGCCCTGGAGCTGTTCACCACGCGGGGCTTCAGCGGAGTGACCCTCGACGAGCTCTGTGATGCGGTGGACGTCTCCAAGCGCACGTTCTTCCGCAACTTCGCCAGCAAGGAAGACGTGGCCATGGCACCGACACAGGACTTGTGGCGGACCTTCCTCGACGATCTGGAAACCCGCGAGCCCGGCGGCCGTCCGCTGGCTGAGATGCTTCAGGAGACCCTGTTTGCCGCGCTGGAGCGGATGACCGAAGAAGGCTGGGCCCGCCGTGTCCTGCTCAGCCGACGGCTGACCGAGGAGACCCCGTCCATGGACGCGCACGGCCTGCACTTCTGCCACGAGACCAGCCGCACGGCGCTTGACACCCTGCACCGCCGACTCGACTTCGCCGCCCCCGACGACCTGCGACCGCAGCTCGCCCTGGACTTGCTGGTCGCCGCCTTCCATTGCGCGCTCGACAGATGGACCAACCGACCGGGCACACCAGCCCGCAGTGACCTCGCCATCGACATGCGCAACGCATTCGACGCGGTCCCCGGCAGCCTCACCCTGACCGTCAACCTGCGGATCCCATCGGCGCGTTGA
- a CDS encoding PRC-barrel domain containing protein, with amino-acid sequence MSEDIWGYRPGAGYQKGIDLIGYKVEATDGSIGKIDKHSEDVGSSHVVVDTGIWIFGKHVLLPAGTIERIDRAGETVFVNRTKDQIKDAPEFDEAKYTGEPSYLEQFARYYGQPHM; translated from the coding sequence GTGAGCGAAGACATCTGGGGTTATAGACCGGGCGCGGGATATCAGAAGGGGATCGACCTCATCGGTTACAAGGTCGAGGCCACTGATGGCAGCATCGGCAAGATCGACAAGCACTCCGAAGACGTTGGTTCCTCCCACGTCGTTGTCGATACCGGTATCTGGATTTTCGGCAAGCACGTGCTGCTGCCCGCCGGGACCATCGAGCGCATCGACAGGGCCGGGGAAACGGTCTTTGTCAACCGGACGAAGGATCAGATTAAAGACGCGCCCGAATTCGACGAGGCCAAGTACACCGGCGAGCCCAGCTACCTGGAGCAGTTCGCCCGGTACTACGGCCAGCCGCACATGTAG
- a CDS encoding type II toxin-antitoxin system Phd/YefM family antitoxin: MTETTYSIVEARARLGAIAREVSATREPVAITDHGQTIAILVSPADALELQEVRALAAYRARQARGESAGVPHDEAYRRVFGDEA, from the coding sequence ATGACGGAGACCACCTACTCGATTGTGGAAGCCCGCGCCCGGCTCGGCGCCATCGCCCGCGAGGTGAGCGCCACCCGTGAACCGGTCGCCATCACCGACCACGGGCAGACCATCGCGATACTGGTCAGCCCCGCCGACGCCCTCGAACTGCAGGAGGTGCGGGCCCTAGCCGCCTACCGCGCGCGCCAGGCCCGGGGAGAAAGCGCCGGCGTCCCGCACGACGAGGCGTACCGCCGCGTCTTCGGCGACGAGGCGTGA